In a single window of the Montipora capricornis isolate CH-2021 chromosome 11, ASM3666992v2, whole genome shotgun sequence genome:
- the LOC138023728 gene encoding uncharacterized protein isoform X1 codes for MKQEDKRTNRFGSLCSASGLLLSVVSCIALIHVELRIQEQHRLISHSVTSCDQLETKILRKVQKNYREWRDDKDQWRQTRGYQHTLSRQTRASSEQSQLKSVQSASDVKLLIKQELQTLQSQICAKDQTLCLSGQKGNSGKRGRQGTRGRPGPPGRPGPQGPPGKHGPIGPQGLIGMKGDMGIPGNTGPAGPTGPPGQKGLKGEPGQSILAPSLIQPPTETTINESQTAILKCSANGNPLPKVEWSKLNSSLPAGRHVIELSGALIVRNVRPGDGGVYSCRAENLLGSTNASAKLTVQFAPRLLLPSNEIWAEEEQNVTIPCNATGQPQPSVTWSKSVGSLPVGKTKVTKGNLIISKVAKKDRGTYICKALNILGSTTAVTQLTVFSRLRFKVRPPKDITPVIGYNVHLPCVAESDMKTTITWVKDKKRSLLLDSNVLLNGTLILQNVKTSHQGTYTCRATNGLTTIEAKVKLNTPVDVTSCSVTRKHVSSLSGNYVIDPDGPGGLEPFTVYCDMTDKNGVGVTVISHDSESRTYVYNGKSWGDRGSYSRNIHYTGASLSQLASLTRVSSHCEQFIKYECHDSVLVYNNKNNPYGWWVSRDSVKMTYWGGASVGGKCACGMTNSCANPSYGCNCDKNDGVWREDSGLLTDKTRLPVKQLRFGDTGGGSSQKGYHTLGKLKCYGIV; via the exons ATGAAACAAGAGGACAAGCGGACCAACAGATTTGGCAGCTTGTGTTCTGCATCTGGTTTGCTGTTGTCTGTTGTCTCTTGCATCGCACTAATTCATGTGGAACTCAGAATACAAGAACAGCATCGACTGATATCACACTCAGTAACATCCTGTGATCAGCTCGAGACTAAAATCCTACGAAAAGTACAgaaaaattacagagaatggcGAGATGATAAGGATCAATGGAGGCAAACAAGAG GTTATCAACACACCTTGTCCAGACAAACACGAGCTTCATCCGAACAGTCGCAATTGAAATCTGTCCAATCAGCCTCTGATGTAAAACTGCTGATCAAACAAGAGCTTCAAACACTGCAAAGCCAAATTTGTGCCAAAGACCAAACTCTCTGCCTATCAGGACAAAAAGGAAATAGTGGGAAACGAGGAAGACAGGGAACCCGGGGCAGACCAGGACCCCCTGGGAGACCCGGGCCACAGGGACCTCCTGGTAAACACGGCCCAATAGGACCTCAAGGACTGATAGGCATGAAAGGGGATATGGGGATTCCGGGTAATACTGGTCCCGCGGGACCAACCGGTCCGCCAGGACAAAAGGGCCTTAAAGGTGAGCCGGGTCAGTCCATCTTAGCTCCTTCTCTGATTCAGCCTCCAACGGAAACCACTATTAATGAAAGTCAAacagccatcttgaaatgttCAGCCAATGGAAATCCATTACCAAAAGTCGAGTGGTCTAAGCTGAATTCCTCACTTCCGGCTGGACGTCACGTGATTGAACTCAGTGGCGCTCTGATTGTGAGGAATGTTAGACCTGGAGACGGAGGAGTTTACAGCTGCAGAGCAGAGAACTTGTTAGGAAGCACTAATGCATCAGCTAAGCTGACTGTTCAGT TCGCGCCTCGACTTTTGCTGCCATCCAACGAAATATGGGCAGAAGAAGAGCAAAATGTCACCATCCCGTGCAATGCTACAGGTCAGCCGCAGCCAAGTGTCACATGGTCCAAATCAGTTGGTAGTTTACCAGTCGGAAAAACAAAAGTGACGAAGGGAAACTTGATAATATCAAAAGTGGCAAAGAAAGATAGAGGAACTTACATTTGCAAGGCTCTCAATATTCTTGGCTCAACAACAGCAGTGACTCAACTCACAGTATTTTCTCGTCTGCGGTTTAAAGTCCGTCCTCCAAAAGACATAACACCAGTAATTGGTTACAATGTCCATCTTCCCTGTGTGGCCGAGAGCGACATGAAAACCACTATTACTTGGGTGAAAGATAAAAAGCGTTCACTTCTTCTTGATTCAAATGTGTTATTAAATGGAACACTGATTCTCCAAAATGTTAAAACATCTCACCAAGGAACTTACACCTGCAGAGCAACTAATGGACTGACAACAATAGAGGCTAAGGTGAAACTCAATACTCCTGTAGATGTAACATCCTGCTCTGTAACACGAAAACATGTCAGCAGTTTAAGCGGAAATTACGTCATTGATCCAGATGGCCCAGGAGGTCTGGAACCCTTCACAGTATATTGCGACATGACAGACAAGAATGGTGTTGGCGTGACAGTTATCAGTCACGACAGTGAAAGCAGAACCTATGTGTATAATGGCAAAAGTTGGGGTGACCGAGGTAGCTACTCACGTAACATTCATTACACAGGAGCAAGTTTGTCTCAGCTGGCGAGTCTCACCAGAGTCTCTTCACATTGTGAACAGTTTATTAAGTATGAATGTCATGATTCAGTGTTGGTCTACAATAACAAGAACAATCCATACGGATGGTGGGTGTCAAGGGATTCTGTTAAGATGACGTACTGGGGTGGAGCGTCAGTCGGTGGTAAGTGCGCATGCGGGATGACCAACTCATGTGCAAACCCCAGTTACGGTTGCAACTGTGATAAGAACGATGGTGTGTGGCGTGAAGACAGCGGTCTCCTCACAGACAAGACACGCCTTCCAGTCAAACAACTCAGGTTTGGGGATACCGGCGGAGGATCCAGCCAAAAAGGTTATCATACACTGGGTAAACTGAAGTGCTATGGCATAGTGTGA
- the LOC138023728 gene encoding peroxidasin homolog isoform X4, whose product MIRINGGKQEPPTETTINESQTAILKCSANGNPLPKVEWSKLNSSLPAGRHVIELSGALIVRNVRPGDGGVYSCRAENLLGSTNASAKLTVQFAPRLLLPSNEIWAEEEQNVTIPCNATGQPQPSVTWSKSVGSLPVGKTKVTKGNLIISKVAKKDRGTYICKALNILGSTTAVTQLTVFSRLRFKVRPPKDITPVIGYNVHLPCVAESDMKTTITWVKDKKRSLLLDSNVLLNGTLILQNVKTSHQGTYTCRATNGLTTIEAKVKLNTPVDVTSCSVTRKHVSSLSGNYVIDPDGPGGLEPFTVYCDMTDKNGVGVTVISHDSESRTYVYNGKSWGDRGSYSRNIHYTGASLSQLASLTRVSSHCEQFIKYECHDSVLVYNNKNNPYGWWVSRDSVKMTYWGGASVGGKCACGMTNSCANPSYGCNCDKNDGVWREDSGLLTDKTRLPVKQLRFGDTGGGSSQKGYHTLGKLKCYGIV is encoded by the exons ATGATAAGGATCAATGGAGGCAAACAAGAG CCTCCAACGGAAACCACTATTAATGAAAGTCAAacagccatcttgaaatgttCAGCCAATGGAAATCCATTACCAAAAGTCGAGTGGTCTAAGCTGAATTCCTCACTTCCGGCTGGACGTCACGTGATTGAACTCAGTGGCGCTCTGATTGTGAGGAATGTTAGACCTGGAGACGGAGGAGTTTACAGCTGCAGAGCAGAGAACTTGTTAGGAAGCACTAATGCATCAGCTAAGCTGACTGTTCAGT TCGCGCCTCGACTTTTGCTGCCATCCAACGAAATATGGGCAGAAGAAGAGCAAAATGTCACCATCCCGTGCAATGCTACAGGTCAGCCGCAGCCAAGTGTCACATGGTCCAAATCAGTTGGTAGTTTACCAGTCGGAAAAACAAAAGTGACGAAGGGAAACTTGATAATATCAAAAGTGGCAAAGAAAGATAGAGGAACTTACATTTGCAAGGCTCTCAATATTCTTGGCTCAACAACAGCAGTGACTCAACTCACAGTATTTTCTCGTCTGCGGTTTAAAGTCCGTCCTCCAAAAGACATAACACCAGTAATTGGTTACAATGTCCATCTTCCCTGTGTGGCCGAGAGCGACATGAAAACCACTATTACTTGGGTGAAAGATAAAAAGCGTTCACTTCTTCTTGATTCAAATGTGTTATTAAATGGAACACTGATTCTCCAAAATGTTAAAACATCTCACCAAGGAACTTACACCTGCAGAGCAACTAATGGACTGACAACAATAGAGGCTAAGGTGAAACTCAATACTCCTGTAGATGTAACATCCTGCTCTGTAACACGAAAACATGTCAGCAGTTTAAGCGGAAATTACGTCATTGATCCAGATGGCCCAGGAGGTCTGGAACCCTTCACAGTATATTGCGACATGACAGACAAGAATGGTGTTGGCGTGACAGTTATCAGTCACGACAGTGAAAGCAGAACCTATGTGTATAATGGCAAAAGTTGGGGTGACCGAGGTAGCTACTCACGTAACATTCATTACACAGGAGCAAGTTTGTCTCAGCTGGCGAGTCTCACCAGAGTCTCTTCACATTGTGAACAGTTTATTAAGTATGAATGTCATGATTCAGTGTTGGTCTACAATAACAAGAACAATCCATACGGATGGTGGGTGTCAAGGGATTCTGTTAAGATGACGTACTGGGGTGGAGCGTCAGTCGGTGGTAAGTGCGCATGCGGGATGACCAACTCATGTGCAAACCCCAGTTACGGTTGCAACTGTGATAAGAACGATGGTGTGTGGCGTGAAGACAGCGGTCTCCTCACAGACAAGACACGCCTTCCAGTCAAACAACTCAGGTTTGGGGATACCGGCGGAGGATCCAGCCAAAAAGGTTATCATACACTGGGTAAACTGAAGTGCTATGGCATAGTGTGA